AAAGGCAACGCCCAAAATGGTGAATTTTCGCCACATCGCAGATAATTATTGTGATTTAGGGTATCTGGATGCCCAGGAGAACGGTCGGGATCAAACTTCGGCTTGCAGCGGAAACCACAGAGTGAACTCGGTGCCCTGTCCAGGGTGGCTTTTCACCTCGATGCGTCCCCCGTGGTCGGAGATGATGTTGTGCGTGATGGAGAGGCCCAGGCCGGTACCTTCACCCTTGCTGGTGTAGAAGGGCTCGAAGATCAGTGACAGGCGATCCTCGGCGATGCCTTCGCCGCTGTCGGCGATGAGCACCCGCACCTGCCCGTCGCAAAGGTCCGCCAGCACTTTGAGCCGGCCGCCGCCGGGCATGGCGTCGATGGCGTTGGTCAGCAGATTGAGAAAAGCCTGCTTGAGCTTGGCCGCATCCAGGGGAAAGGCGGGAAGATCCGCGTCGATCTGCTGCTCGAGCACGACGCCCGCGCGCTCGCATTGCTTGCTCACCAGGAACAGAATATCGCTCAGCACCGGCGCCAGGTGTCCGGGCTTGAGGGTCGAGCGGGCGGTGGTGGCAAAGGTCAGCAACTCGTTGACCAGCCCTTCGAGCCGCTCGATTTCCTGCAGGGCGCGCTGGATCAGAACCTGATCGGCGGGATTGCGCAACAAACGGTCGTGCAGGTCGTCGAGCATCAAACTGATGCCGGTGAGAGGATTGCGGATCTCATGGGCGATGCCCGCCGAAAGCCGTCCCAGCGAAGCCAGGCGCTCCATGCGCTCCAGGTGCTCGCGCATGGTCACGCGCTCCGTCAGATCCTCCACGGTGAGGATGCGACCCAGGGTTTCGGAGAGCACCAGCGGCACCAGGGCCAGGCGCAGGGTCAGACTCCGCCCCCGGCGCTCGAGTTTGACATAGCGCGCCCAGCGCTCACGGGGATTGAGGGGCAAGGCCTCGCGCAGGGCGGCGGTCAGTTCGGGCCAGGCGCTGAGACATTCGAGCAATTCCACGGAGCCGGAAAGTTCATCCAGATCCAGAATCCGGCGCGCCGAATCGTTGAGCGAGGTCACCCGATTGTGCTCGTCGAGGGTGAGGATGCCGGTTTCGATGTTCTCCAGAACCGTGCGCTTGAAGTTGCGCTCGCGAATGATCTGGGTGCGCGAACGGCGCAGCGCCGCCAGGGAGTCGAACAGCCTGCGGCGCCGATGGTTGAGCTCCTGCGCCATGGCATTGAAGGCTTCGGCCAGCTGCCCGACCTCATCCCGACGGCTGACGGCAACTCGCGCGGCGAGATCGCCGCGCGCCATCCGCCGGGTGCCTTCGGTCAGCCGCAGCAAGGGCCCTGTGATGCCCTGGGTCAATCGCCAGGCCACCACGAACACCACGATCATGGTGAAAACGATCAGCAGCCAGGAGCGGTGCATGTAACGCGTCATCTCGGCACGGATGAAGGCCGAGGTTTCCAGGGCGGCCTGGTGAAACTGGCGCAGTTCGGCGCCGATGGTGATGCCGCCGAAGACTCCCGATTCCCGATACACGCCGCCGGCGTAATGAATGGGCGCATAGGCCATGATTTTGCGTGATCCGCCCACATTGGTGACGTCGACCACGCCGGATCGGCCCTGCAGCACGGCGCGCGCCACCACCGGGTAATTGGGATGGATGAAGGCGGCGTGCAGCAGATTGTAGGGGATCAGGCCCTGTTCGATATCCTCGGCGGAGGAATCGGCGGTATAGGGCGGCACCAGGCGCCCCTCGCGATCCAGGCCGCGCAGATCCCAGAACTTGGGATGGGTGATGATCCAGCCCTCGTCGTCGAACATGAAGGCGTAGTTGCCGCTGTCGTAAGAGGGAAAAAGCACGAAGCGCTCGTCGGTGGGCGTGATGTGCTGAGTGAAGGCCATCAGATGACGATGATCGAGGGAGAGCACCAGCACGGCCTGGAGATCTCCCGCGGCGTCGCGCAGCGGCATGGCGAAGCGCACCACGCCCTCGTACTTGACACCCTCGACGGCCTCCTCGGGAGTGGCGGCGGCGCCCAATTGCTCCGACTTGCTCACATGCCACCCCGTCACGTGCGTGACATGCACCTCGCCCGCCGGAAGGCGCGCGGCCTGGAGAAAATAATCCTCGGACAGATAGGTGGTGTTGCGCGGATCGGAGAGGTCGCGCAATTCGCCGGACACGCGACCGTCATCGATACGCAGGCGCTCGCGGCCGTCGGCGGCGACCCAGGCGATTTCCCGATACAGGGGAATCTCCTCGCGCACCTCCACCGGCTCGGCGTTGGTGCCGCCGCGGTACCAGATGGGGCGGCGATGCTGCTGCTGGAAGCGCAGGTAATTCTCGGGCGTCGGCGCAATCAGGCTGAGATCGTGCAGGTCTTCCTCGATGCCGCGCAGAAACAAAGCCACCTCGTCGGCCACCATGAGGGCGCGCAATTCCAGGGCCTTGGCCGCCTGCTGATCCAGGGCGCGGGTCGCGCTGGTCCGCAGGTATTCCTCTACCTGACGCAGGTTGCTCGCGGAATAAAAAGCGAGAAACGCCAGGGGCACGAAGGCCAGGGCGAGAAAGGCAAAGAGAATCTTCTGATGCAGGTTGATACGCGGCATGGGCCGATTATATCAACAGGGGCAAGAAAAACTGAAGGGCGCGGAACCGGCGGGCGGGCGGCCTCGACGGCCACGCGCCCGGGAAAGGAAAAGGAAGGCGCCAGGAAAGAACGGGGAATTATTTGCGACGGGCGACCACGTAATCGGCAAGACCGAACAACGCCTCCCGCGCAACGGATTCGGGGAAGCCGGCCAGTCGCGCCTTGGCCTGCTCCACCAGGGCCAGGGCACGTCGGCGGGTATGCTCGATGCCGCCGAAACGATCGATCAACGCGCAGACGTAGTCCAGAGCCTCGGGGGTGAGCTCATCCCGCTCGACGATTTCCTCCACCTGCTTGTGCTCCTCGGCGCCGCACTGGCGCAGGGCATGAATCAGCGGCAGGGTCATCTTGCCCTCGGCCAGGTCGTGACCGCGCGCCTTGCCGAATTCGGCTTCCTCGGCCACATAATCGAGGGCATCGTCCATGAACTGAAAGGCGATGCCGAGATCCATGCCGAAATCCCGCAGTGCCTCACGCTGCGCGGGACTCACCCCGCCGAGGATGCCGCCGACCTCGCAGGCCGCCGAGATCAGCACCGCCGTCTTGCTGCGCACCACATCGAGGTAGCGCCCTTCATCCATGCTCAGATCGCAGGTGCCCACCAACTGCATGATTTCGCCCTCGGCCATGCGGGTCGTGGCATCGGCGAGGACCTGCAGCACGTCGAGATTGCCGCCGCGCACCATGATGGAAAAGGACTTGGCGAACAGAAAATCGCCGACCAGCACCGAGGCCTGATTGCCCCACAGGGTGTTGGCCGAGGCATTGCCCCGCCGCAGCACGGCGTCATCCACCACATCGTCATGCAAGAGGGTCGCGGTATGCAGAAATTCAACCACCGCGCCCAGCCCGACGTGCTGCTCGCCCTGGTAGCCGCTGAGCCGGGCGCAGAGCAGCAGCAGCATGGGACGCATGCGTTTGCCGCCGCTGGCGATGACGTACTCGCCTACCTTGCGCACCAGGTAGACATCGGAATTGAGAAATTCCTTGAACTGGCTTTCAACCTTCTCCAGGTCGCCGGCGAGAAGCTTCAGGGCATTTTCCATGGTGGGGACGATCTTCCTCGGTCATTAAAAGTGCTGCTATCCTAGTGAATTGTTTTCTTCCATGTCAAAGTTTTTTTCCTCGTCCGCCAGGGGCAGCACCAGCCGCAGCAGCGCGCCGCCCTCGGGAGACGCCGACGCCGTGATCGTCCCGCCGTGCTCCTCGATGAGCTTGCGGCAGATGGCCAAACCCAGTCCCGTGCCCTGCCCCCGCTCCTTGGTTGAAAAAAACAGCTCGAAAACCCTTTCCCGATCCGCCTCGGCGATGCCGGGTCCATTGTCGGCCACGCAAATTTCCACCTGATCCTCGCGAGCTGCCATCTCCAGGCGGATTTCTCCTTGCCCCTGGAGAGCCTGGGCGGCATTGAGCAGCAGATTGATCAGCACCTGCCGCAGTTTGTCGGGATCACCGGCGATGCGCACCGGTTTATCGGGAAATCGCGTGACCCAGCGGATCTCGCGAAACAGCTTCTGCACCTGCACGGAACGCAAGGTTTCGGCCGTCAGGGCCTTCAGGTCGAGAGCTTCTCGGCGGGTCGGCTCGCCGCGGGCGAACCCCAGCAGACTGCCGGTGATGCGCCGACAGCGCAGACACTCGCGGATAATGGTTTCGGCATCCTCGCGCCGCGCGTCGCCCGGGGGAAACTCATCGCGCAGCAATTCGGCATAGCCGAGAATGATCCCCACGGGGTTGTCGATTTCATGGGACACCCCGGCCGCCAACTGACCGATGGCCGCGAGCTTTTCGGCGCGCACCAGATGATCCTGGATCTTGCGCAATTCAAGGTTGGCATTCTCCAAGGCTCGGTTCTTGTCGTGCAGTTCGCGGTGCTTGGCGGCCAATCCGGCCGCCATATCGTTGAAGGCCTGCGCCAGGGTGCCGATCTCGTCCTGTCCCAAGGGCGGCAGCTTCAGGTCCAGTTCACCACGCGCCACCGCCCGCGCCCCGGCCGTGAGCTGCCGCAGGGGACGGCTCACGCGGCGCGCCACCAGGGCGGTCAGCATCAGGGAGGTGAGAATGGCGATCAGGGCGATGCGCAGATAATCGGCCCGCGCCGCCGCCTGCAACTGCTGGGTGCCGGCATAGGAAATCAGATAGCGCAGGGACAGAATCTGCTCGCCGGTTGGGCCCAGGGCGGGATGAACGAGATCAAGAACACGCGCTCCGGAGGACAGCCGCAGGGTCTCCAGGGACACCAGGGGTTTCTGCAAACGCTCCACGGTGGGCGGCGCCAAAACCTCGACGGCGACGCCGGCATCGTCACCGAGCAGCGGCGAGGCATAAAGCAGCCGCCCGCTCGGCGCATAAAGGGAAAATTGGAGAAGATCCGGATTGAAGGCGAGCAACTCGCGCAATTCGGAGGGCGGCGGCTGCGGGGACGGCGGAAAGGTGCCGCGAAACACCTTGAGTACCTCGGGAGTCGCCAGCCGCGCAAAGGCCGCGCTCTGCGCATGAAGGTGCTCCTCCCAGCGGCGGGCCTGACTGCGCTCGAGAAACGCCAGGGTCAGGGCCAGCACCAGAACTTGCGCGGAAGCCGTGAGGAGAAAAAGTTTTTTACCAATGGTGGTGGGCATCAGGTCAGTCTTGTCTTGCGCGCCGGAATCTCGCCGGCGCGCTGATTCGTGCTAAGCTTGAAACCACAGGGTGCCGATGAGAGGATAAAGGCTTTAAATCCCGGAAAGGATGACCCAGGTGCAGCGACCGCCCTTCGACAGCCGCATCCCCTTTTTCATCGTCATCGCCGGCTTCATCGCCGTGGTGGTGGCGTTGGGCGGGTTCAATCTGTCTCTGCGCGGCCTGAATCAGGCATCGCTTTCGGAAACCGGCCGCCCGGCGAGCGAACCGCGCTTTCCCCTGGAGGAGCGGGCCGCCGCCGGCCTGACCTGGGAACTTTCCCTGAGCCTTGACGACCATCGGCTTGAAGCAAGACTGCGCGACCCTCGGGGAGAACCCATCAGCGGCGCCCAGGGACGCCTCACCCTGATGCTGAATCCTCAGGCTCCCCTTGACCTCGACCTAAGGGAAACGGCGGCCGGTCTGTATGTCGTCACCCTGCCCGACGACCTCGATGAAACCGTCGAGGCGCTCATTCGCATGGAACAGGCGGAAAATCACATCGCCCGTTCGCTCCTCATCGCCTTCTGACTCAAGCCGGCGCAGGTCGATTCAATAGGACGAGGGCGGCGCCGCGGAGGTACCGCGCGAAACGGGTTTTTCCGGAACAAAGATGCTTTTTTCCGGAACCCAGCGATAGCCGCCGGCATCCCAGATTTCTTCCAGGATGTTCCAGTCCATGTGCACCCCCTTCATTTCGTCGAGGGTGTCGGAGGCTTCGAGCATCTCCGCGTCGTCGATCACTCCGTCGCCGTTGAGATCCGCCCAGAGAATCGGCGCCACCCTGATTTCCGCCGCGCCCTCCGTCGGCATCTGGACGCTGCGGCCCTTGGGACCATCCTTGGGGCTGACCACGATCTCGCCGCCGAATTCCGCG
This is a stretch of genomic DNA from Geoalkalibacter sp.. It encodes these proteins:
- a CDS encoding PAS domain-containing sensor histidine kinase — protein: MPRINLHQKILFAFLALAFVPLAFLAFYSASNLRQVEEYLRTSATRALDQQAAKALELRALMVADEVALFLRGIEEDLHDLSLIAPTPENYLRFQQQHRRPIWYRGGTNAEPVEVREEIPLYREIAWVAADGRERLRIDDGRVSGELRDLSDPRNTTYLSEDYFLQAARLPAGEVHVTHVTGWHVSKSEQLGAAATPEEAVEGVKYEGVVRFAMPLRDAAGDLQAVLVLSLDHRHLMAFTQHITPTDERFVLFPSYDSGNYAFMFDDEGWIITHPKFWDLRGLDREGRLVPPYTADSSAEDIEQGLIPYNLLHAAFIHPNYPVVARAVLQGRSGVVDVTNVGGSRKIMAYAPIHYAGGVYRESGVFGGITIGAELRQFHQAALETSAFIRAEMTRYMHRSWLLIVFTMIVVFVVAWRLTQGITGPLLRLTEGTRRMARGDLAARVAVSRRDEVGQLAEAFNAMAQELNHRRRRLFDSLAALRRSRTQIIRERNFKRTVLENIETGILTLDEHNRVTSLNDSARRILDLDELSGSVELLECLSAWPELTAALREALPLNPRERWARYVKLERRGRSLTLRLALVPLVLSETLGRILTVEDLTERVTMREHLERMERLASLGRLSAGIAHEIRNPLTGISLMLDDLHDRLLRNPADQVLIQRALQEIERLEGLVNELLTFATTARSTLKPGHLAPVLSDILFLVSKQCERAGVVLEQQIDADLPAFPLDAAKLKQAFLNLLTNAIDAMPGGGRLKVLADLCDGQVRVLIADSGEGIAEDRLSLIFEPFYTSKGEGTGLGLSITHNIISDHGGRIEVKSHPGQGTEFTLWFPLQAEV
- a CDS encoding polyprenyl synthetase family protein, with protein sequence MENALKLLAGDLEKVESQFKEFLNSDVYLVRKVGEYVIASGGKRMRPMLLLLCARLSGYQGEQHVGLGAVVEFLHTATLLHDDVVDDAVLRRGNASANTLWGNQASVLVGDFLFAKSFSIMVRGGNLDVLQVLADATTRMAEGEIMQLVGTCDLSMDEGRYLDVVRSKTAVLISAACEVGGILGGVSPAQREALRDFGMDLGIAFQFMDDALDYVAEEAEFGKARGHDLAEGKMTLPLIHALRQCGAEEHKQVEEIVERDELTPEALDYVCALIDRFGGIEHTRRRALALVEQAKARLAGFPESVAREALFGLADYVVARRK
- a CDS encoding sensor histidine kinase codes for the protein MPTTIGKKLFLLTASAQVLVLALTLAFLERSQARRWEEHLHAQSAAFARLATPEVLKVFRGTFPPSPQPPPSELRELLAFNPDLLQFSLYAPSGRLLYASPLLGDDAGVAVEVLAPPTVERLQKPLVSLETLRLSSGARVLDLVHPALGPTGEQILSLRYLISYAGTQQLQAAARADYLRIALIAILTSLMLTALVARRVSRPLRQLTAGARAVARGELDLKLPPLGQDEIGTLAQAFNDMAAGLAAKHRELHDKNRALENANLELRKIQDHLVRAEKLAAIGQLAAGVSHEIDNPVGIILGYAELLRDEFPPGDARREDAETIIRECLRCRRITGSLLGFARGEPTRREALDLKALTAETLRSVQVQKLFREIRWVTRFPDKPVRIAGDPDKLRQVLINLLLNAAQALQGQGEIRLEMAAREDQVEICVADNGPGIAEADRERVFELFFSTKERGQGTGLGLAICRKLIEEHGGTITASASPEGGALLRLVLPLADEEKNFDMEENNSLG
- a CDS encoding FixH family protein — protein: MQRPPFDSRIPFFIVIAGFIAVVVALGGFNLSLRGLNQASLSETGRPASEPRFPLEERAAAGLTWELSLSLDDHRLEARLRDPRGEPISGAQGRLTLMLNPQAPLDLDLRETAAGLYVVTLPDDLDETVEALIRMEQAENHIARSLLIAF